Part of the Persephonella hydrogeniphila genome is shown below.
TAACTGCCAGAAGCGGCTCAGCTATGGCAGCAAATATAGGGACAATGAGAATAACAGAGCAGATTGATGCACTTGAAGTGATGGCTGTAAATCCTCTCAGATATTTGATAGCTCCAAGACTGATAGCAGCACTTATAATGGTTCCTGCACTGACAATTCTCTCTTACAGCTCAGGTCTTTTAGGAGGTTATTTTGTAGGAACATATCTTTACTCAATAAATCCTTATCTTTTTGTTGAAAAGATGAAAGATCTTACAGAACTACATGATATATTCGGAGGATTGTACAAATCTGCAGCATTTTCTGTAGTGATCACTGTAGTTGCCTGTTATTTTGGTTATATCACAAAAGGAGGAGCAGAAGGAGTAGGCAGATCAACAACCACAGCTGTAGTTGTTGCATCTGTACTGATTCTCATATTAGATTATTTCTTAACAGCATTAATTTATTAACAGGAGGTAAAAAAATGAAAAGATTACTCGCGGCAGCAGGGGTTATCATCATTGCAGGATGTGCAGGGGCAGTTTCATCACAGGAGGCAAAAAAGTCTGTAGATTTTACTCAGAAAGAAAAGTATGTAAAACCTGTTATCTCCCCTGAACAGGCAAAAAAAGAAGTAGAAAAGTATGTAAAAGGAACAAAGTATATTTCTGAAAATATAGAACTGTGTGAAGGTAACAGATACTACATAGGACAGATCTATATAGAAGGATACGAAGGTATTGATGTTGCAAGGAAAATATACGTAGATAAAATAACAGGAGACCTTTACCCTACTATGGCTGAAACCTTTGATTACTGCTATATGGTTAAAAGATGACAAAAATAGCAGTTCTTACAAGCGGGGGTGATGCCCCCGGCCTTAATGCATGCATAAGGGCTGTTGTAAGAGCAGGACATTATTACAATCTACAGGTAATAGGGATAAAAAGAGGCTTTAAAGGTCTTATCGAAAAAGAGTTTGTAAGTTTAAAACCCCGAGATGTAAGTATGATAATAAACAGAGGAGGAACTTTTCTTTTATCTGCAAGAGAAGAAAGATTCCACCATTACGAGTACAGAAAAGTTGCCGTTGAAAATCTCAGGAAAGAGGGAATTGATGCATTATTCGTCATAGGAGGAAATGGGAGTTTTCAGGGGGCAAATCTCCTTGTAAAAGAGTTTGACTTTCCTGTTATAGGGATTCCAAAAACAATAGACAACGATACTTACGGAACAGATTACACCATAGGATTTGATACAGCTGTAAACAACGCTGTTGATGCCATAGATAAAATCAGAGATACATCAGTCTCCCACGAAAGGGTTTTTGTTGTGGAGGTGATGGGGAGAAAAAGCGGGTTTATCGCTCTTGCTGCAGGAATAGCTTCAGGTGCTGATGTTACACTTATACCAGAATACCCATTCCCAATGCATGTTATTGTTGACTCTATTCTTCAGGCAAGGAAAAGAGGAAAAAGATTCTCTATAGTAGTTGTTGCTGAGGGTGTGGCATCAGGAAAAGAGATAGCCGAAATACTGTCTGAAAAGCTAAAACCTTATGATTTTGGAGGTGTAAGATATTCTGTTTTAGGATATATACAGAGAGGGGGCACTCCAACAGTATATGACAGAATTATAGCTTCCAGATTTGGTGTTTTTGCTGTTGAGGAATATATTAACGGAAAGAAAAACATAATGGTTGCTCTTGAAAATGGAAAGGTAGTCTCAAAACCTCTTGAGGTTTCTTTCGGTAAAGTAAAGAAACCTGACCTTTCAGATTTTGAACTAAATAACATTTTAACGCTGTAAAGATGGAAATAACAGAAGTAAAAATATACCCGTTTGACACAAGCAGAATAGGAGGAAGAGTAAGAGCAGTTGCCGATATCACTATTGACGACATCCTTGTGATAAAAGGAATAAAAGTAGTCGAATCAAAACATGGAGGGCTTTTTATATCTTTTCCCAAAAAAGCAAGCTCAAAGGGAACATATGTAGATATAGTTCAATCTCTTGATAATGAGTTTACAGAAAAAGTAAGAAGAGCTGTAGTAGACAAATACAAAGAGATGCTGGGAATTACCTGATATTCAGAAAATCAAATTTCTCCATTATCTCTATCCCTCTGTAATCTGTAAGATCTAAGCGTATAGGAGTTATAGAGACATATCCCTCTTTTACAGCTGTATAGTCTGTACCTTTTTCACACTCTTCCTCAAGAGCTTCCTCCCCACCTATCCAGTAGTAAACCTCCTTTGAGGGAGATAGATATCTTTTTATTTCTTCCTTATAAGCACTCCTCCCCTGCCTTGTAAGCAAAAAGCCCTTGACTTTTTCAATCGGGATATTTGGAAATGTCACATTAAGAAAAACTTTGTCAGGAAGTCCTTTATGTAATACCTGCTTTATTATCTTGAGGGCAAGCTCCGACATACCATCAAAGTCGGGATTTTTTGATGAAGCAGGAGAAAAAGCAACAGACATAATTCCAAGCATAGTACCTTCCCGTGCAGCACCAACTGTTCCAGAGTAAAAGATA
Proteins encoded:
- a CDS encoding MlaE family ABC transporter permease, whose translation is MEKIRRFIEHVGAATILFLQTVLIAVKNPPKLKHIFKYMEEIGVTAAPLIAITGFFTGGVLVVETYPTFHKFNAEFLIGALVSLSLARELSPVLVALLVTARSGSAMAANIGTMRITEQIDALEVMAVNPLRYLIAPRLIAALIMVPALTILSYSSGLLGGYFVGTYLYSINPYLFVEKMKDLTELHDIFGGLYKSAAFSVVITVVACYFGYITKGGAEGVGRSTTTAVVVASVLILILDYFLTALIY
- the pfkA gene encoding 6-phosphofructokinase; translation: MTKIAVLTSGGDAPGLNACIRAVVRAGHYYNLQVIGIKRGFKGLIEKEFVSLKPRDVSMIINRGGTFLLSAREERFHHYEYRKVAVENLRKEGIDALFVIGGNGSFQGANLLVKEFDFPVIGIPKTIDNDTYGTDYTIGFDTAVNNAVDAIDKIRDTSVSHERVFVVEVMGRKSGFIALAAGIASGADVTLIPEYPFPMHVIVDSILQARKRGKRFSIVVVAEGVASGKEIAEILSEKLKPYDFGGVRYSVLGYIQRGGTPTVYDRIIASRFGVFAVEEYINGKKNIMVALENGKVVSKPLEVSFGKVKKPDLSDFELNNILTL
- a CDS encoding SpoVG family protein, producing the protein MEITEVKIYPFDTSRIGGRVRAVADITIDDILVIKGIKVVESKHGGLFISFPKKASSKGTYVDIVQSLDNEFTEKVRRAVVDKYKEMLGIT
- the surE gene encoding 5'/3'-nucleotidase SurE, with translation MERYRVLLVNDDGYQSRGLISIRNRLIENGFDVITVTPDRNMSGSSHSLTFTRPLKIEKLEENFYYIVDGTPADCVHLGYHIILKGKKPDILVAGINTGPNLGNDIFYSGTVGAAREGTMLGIMSVAFSPASSKNPDFDGMSELALKIIKQVLHKGLPDKVFLNVTFPNIPIEKVKGFLLTRQGRSAYKEEIKRYLSPSKEVYYWIGGEEALEEECEKGTDYTAVKEGYVSITPIRLDLTDYRGIEIMEKFDFLNIR